A section of the Anabaena cylindrica PCC 7122 genome encodes:
- a CDS encoding DUF6816 family protein has product MFFIRVLWSFCLTLFLLLGNGEAQAGELATRLANFPQWEKLTSVKTAKGDLVYPNWMSGTWQVTSTLVDLAAPLAPDIITPGFEGNLRQLNQPITFLVRFVKIKPQISGLKLIPKVDNQSQILVADRVFNSLNLSRAYLGNDAILSIRIDPESPNRQITFLRGKRQLVSIVTARATENTPDHKFITTEVFQQLFKGSSRPYFNIVESTTAYRQLSTSNPAIEADQVTAVYLSPQDPDYFTAGSRPVALYRYHLDFFPLVQPNTSQE; this is encoded by the coding sequence ATGTTTTTTATCAGAGTGCTTTGGAGTTTTTGCTTAACACTTTTTCTTTTACTAGGAAATGGGGAAGCACAAGCTGGCGAATTAGCAACCCGATTAGCAAACTTTCCGCAATGGGAAAAATTAACATCAGTCAAAACAGCCAAAGGTGATTTAGTATATCCTAATTGGATGTCTGGAACTTGGCAAGTTACCAGTACCTTAGTAGATTTAGCCGCACCTTTAGCACCAGATATCATTACACCAGGTTTTGAAGGAAATCTTCGTCAACTAAATCAACCTATTACTTTTTTAGTCAGATTTGTAAAAATTAAACCGCAAATCTCAGGTTTAAAACTTATCCCCAAAGTAGATAATCAATCACAAATATTAGTAGCTGATAGAGTATTTAACAGCTTGAATTTATCCAGAGCTTATTTAGGAAATGATGCAATTTTATCAATTAGAATAGATCCAGAATCTCCTAATCGTCAAATTACATTTTTACGTGGTAAACGTCAATTAGTTTCTATTGTTACCGCCCGCGCCACCGAAAATACACCTGATCATAAATTTATTACCACGGAAGTATTTCAACAATTATTTAAAGGTAGTTCTCGTCCCTATTTCAATATCGTAGAATCTACAACCGCTTACCGTCAACTTTCGACATCTAACCCAGCAATTGAAGCAGATCAAGTTACTGCTGTTTACCTTTCTCCCCAAGATCCTGATTATTTTACCGCAGGTTCTCGACCAGTAGCACTTTATCGTTATCATCTCGACTTTTTCCCCTTAGTACAACCAAATACTTCTCAAGAATGA
- a CDS encoding MlaE family lipid ABC transporter permease subunit, producing the protein MAVKLQPTRNQKQWWVIRCFATVLLFGQISLHIIQGKTYHRKILEHMVTAGPAALAPVLLVSGFAGMIFTIQTARELVRFGAVESVGGAFALAFCRELAPILTASIIAGQVGSAFAAEIGAMRVTEQIDALYMLKTDPIDYLVIPRVIACCLMMPLMMIFALVMGISGGTFAAFQFYRVEPETFLESVRDFLEPSDMLIVLLKGFIFGLIVAVNGCSWGLTTKGGAKEVGESATTAVVTTWVAIFMMDFVLALLLFEKPTF; encoded by the coding sequence ATGGCGGTAAAGTTGCAACCAACAAGAAATCAAAAGCAATGGTGGGTTATCCGCTGTTTTGCTACAGTGCTGCTTTTTGGTCAAATCTCGTTACATATAATTCAAGGAAAAACTTACCACCGGAAAATTTTGGAGCATATGGTGACTGCCGGGCCTGCTGCCCTCGCACCAGTTCTGCTAGTCAGTGGATTTGCTGGCATGATTTTCACCATTCAAACAGCCAGAGAATTAGTCAGATTTGGTGCTGTTGAGTCTGTGGGAGGTGCTTTTGCTTTAGCCTTTTGCAGAGAATTAGCGCCAATTTTAACTGCTAGTATTATTGCCGGACAAGTAGGTTCAGCATTTGCAGCAGAAATAGGGGCAATGCGAGTCACAGAACAGATTGATGCCTTGTATATGCTCAAAACTGACCCCATTGATTATCTCGTCATACCGAGAGTCATTGCTTGCTGTTTGATGATGCCTTTAATGATGATTTTTGCTTTAGTGATGGGTATTAGCGGGGGAACTTTTGCTGCATTCCAGTTTTATCGCGTTGAGCCAGAGACATTTTTAGAATCAGTGCGAGATTTTTTAGAACCTTCTGATATGTTGATTGTTTTGCTCAAGGGGTTTATTTTCGGGCTGATAGTTGCAGTCAATGGCTGTAGTTGGGGACTGACTACCAAAGGAGGCGCTAAAGAAGTAGGAGAATCGGCGACAACGGCAGTTGTGACTACTTGGGTAGCAATTTTTATGAT
- the rph gene encoding ribonuclease PH, which produces MTWQRPDARNPYELRPLSFYPNFTRFAAGSVLAKCGDTQVLCTVSVAEGVPRFLNGTGKGWLTAEYRMLPSATQQRHERELLKLSGRTQEIQRLIGRSLRAALDFEVLGERTLTVDADVLQADAGTRTTAITGGFIALAHAISQLLQQGVLERSPFCGQIAAVSVGLLEKEAFLDLNYIEDVAASVDFNVVMNQNLEIIEIQGTAEEGSFNRQQLNQLLDVSEKGIQELLIAQRNAIPDWNTLFIGN; this is translated from the coding sequence ATGACTTGGCAGCGTCCAGATGCTCGAAATCCCTACGAACTCCGCCCACTGAGTTTTTATCCTAATTTTACCCGCTTTGCTGCTGGTTCGGTTCTGGCAAAATGCGGTGATACTCAGGTACTTTGTACTGTTAGCGTTGCTGAGGGCGTGCCTAGATTTTTAAATGGGACTGGTAAAGGTTGGTTAACGGCTGAGTACCGGATGTTGCCATCTGCTACACAGCAACGACATGAAAGGGAATTGTTGAAATTATCCGGACGGACACAAGAAATACAACGTTTAATTGGCAGGAGTTTAAGGGCTGCTTTAGATTTTGAGGTGTTGGGAGAACGGACGCTGACTGTAGATGCTGATGTGTTACAAGCAGATGCGGGGACAAGGACAACAGCGATTACAGGGGGTTTTATAGCTTTAGCTCATGCCATTTCTCAATTATTGCAGCAGGGGGTGTTAGAGCGATCGCCTTTTTGCGGACAAATAGCAGCTGTTTCTGTCGGCTTATTGGAGAAAGAAGCGTTTTTGGATCTTAATTATATTGAAGACGTAGCCGCATCTGTAGATTTTAATGTAGTCATGAATCAAAACCTGGAAATTATTGAAATCCAGGGAACAGCAGAGGAAGGCAGCTTTAACCGTCAGCAGTTAAACCAGTTGCTGGATGTTTCAGAAAAAGGAATTCAGGAATTATTAATTGCCCAACGGAATGCAATACCTGACTGGAACACGCTGTTTATAGGAAATTGA
- a CDS encoding ABC transporter ATP-binding protein — protein MANFRDIINYFSPYWKLSIFSITASSLYEIIDLIVPYAIGQILNVLSNQPLDKPIQSAITSFSDITNYPVSQTLSLTVLLGLIFIVTVVRAPTQPWLTSWFHWDIALRSRRDKSQTAISKILALPLEFYDENNPGRIAGRVSRGIFNHTWGYPEIAGQLIPKLFRVMGIFVFIAFIDWQIAGLFVISFVVILSFTLKQLKRLVRYESNLDKYMENTESRTSEIITNIKTVKAFATESQELERQKQRLHRELISVDYRLHKGYVKLGTWQRTVIQFCIFMILGLTLAATVNGKISLGHFIMTLTLSSMAYSELEPISNLAESFARRYSAMVRFHEFLQTPSGIDSDGLLTEVNQINAPYKFTGKVEFTQISFGYDSNHQVLQEINLLIEPYQTVALVGKSGSGKSTLIKLLLRYFEPQTGQILIDGEDIRSLNVGKYRRRLAIVHQEVDIFNGTILDNLKYGRPEATFEQVQEACRIARLDEVVQYLPQGYYTLVGERGVRLSGGQRQRLGIARALLVEPDVLIFDEATSSLDYESERSIQLAMRSIQGTRTTIIIAHRLSTVREADKIVVLDQGKIAEIGSHAELLLQEGIYHRLHSLQETGDFID, from the coding sequence ATGGCGAACTTTCGAGACATTATTAATTATTTTTCTCCCTATTGGAAGCTGAGTATTTTCAGCATTACTGCATCTAGTCTTTACGAAATTATTGATTTAATTGTACCTTATGCAATTGGACAAATTTTAAATGTTTTGTCTAATCAACCTTTGGATAAACCAATACAAAGCGCGATAACTAGTTTTTCAGATATCACGAATTATCCAGTTAGTCAGACTTTATCATTGACTGTATTACTGGGACTAATATTTATTGTTACCGTAGTCAGAGCGCCTACGCAACCTTGGTTAACTAGTTGGTTTCATTGGGATATAGCTTTAAGATCACGTCGAGATAAAAGCCAAACAGCTATCAGCAAAATTCTGGCACTTCCACTGGAATTTTATGATGAAAATAATCCTGGACGCATTGCTGGAAGAGTATCTAGAGGAATTTTTAACCACACTTGGGGTTATCCTGAAATTGCAGGACAATTGATTCCTAAACTTTTCCGTGTGATGGGAATATTTGTATTTATCGCTTTTATTGATTGGCAAATTGCTGGTTTATTTGTAATTTCCTTTGTTGTCATTCTTAGCTTTACTTTAAAACAATTAAAGAGGCTAGTTCGGTATGAATCAAATTTAGATAAATATATGGAGAATACCGAAAGCCGCACTTCTGAAATTATCACCAACATCAAAACCGTAAAAGCTTTTGCCACAGAATCGCAGGAACTAGAAAGACAAAAACAGCGGTTGCATCGAGAACTCATATCAGTCGATTATCGACTCCATAAAGGTTATGTTAAACTCGGCACTTGGCAAAGAACTGTTATCCAGTTTTGCATATTTATGATTCTTGGTTTGACTCTAGCAGCCACGGTAAATGGTAAAATTTCTCTAGGTCATTTTATTATGACTTTGACTCTTTCTAGTATGGCTTATTCTGAGTTAGAACCTATTAGCAACTTAGCAGAATCTTTCGCACGTCGCTATTCTGCTATGGTTCGATTTCACGAATTTCTGCAAACACCATCAGGAATAGATTCAGATGGACTTTTAACAGAGGTAAATCAGATAAATGCGCCATATAAATTTACTGGCAAAGTTGAATTTACTCAAATCAGTTTTGGATATGATAGCAATCATCAAGTTTTGCAAGAAATTAACTTGTTAATTGAGCCATATCAAACAGTGGCATTAGTGGGAAAGTCAGGTTCTGGTAAGTCTACTTTAATCAAATTGCTATTGCGCTATTTTGAACCACAAACAGGGCAAATTTTGATTGATGGTGAAGATATTCGCAGCTTAAATGTAGGTAAGTATAGACGCAGATTAGCGATCGTCCACCAAGAAGTAGACATTTTCAACGGTACAATTTTGGATAACCTCAAATATGGTAGACCAGAAGCGACCTTTGAGCAGGTGCAGGAAGCCTGTAGAATCGCCAGACTTGATGAAGTCGTTCAATACCTACCCCAGGGTTATTACACCCTTGTGGGGGAAAGAGGGGTACGGTTATCGGGGGGACAAAGACAGCGGTTAGGAATTGCTAGGGCGTTGTTGGTGGAACCAGACGTTTTAATTTTTGACGAGGCGACCTCTAGCCTAGATTATGAATCTGAGCGTTCAATTCAACTCGCTATGCGCTCAATTCAGGGAACTCGCACCACAATTATTATCGCCCACCGCCTCAGTACAGTCAGGGAAGCCGATAAAATCGTAGTTCTTGATCAGGGAAAAATTGCCGAAATCGGTAGCCACGCTGAACTATTGCTTCAAGAGGGCATTTACCACCGCTTACACTCCCTGCAAGAAACAGGAGACTTTATTGATTAA
- a CDS encoding P-loop NTPase family protein has product MVAQLETPSINSTLSLPYSVEGLLQVFTSPHRNFFTSVMAQALRIAGQGTPVLIVQFLKGGIRQGHDKPIQMVQNLDWIRCDLPRCIDTPHLDETECQALQHLWQYTQKVVSEGKYSLFVLDELSLAINFGLISEVEVLEFLAKRPPHVDIILTGTEISKSLLDVADQITEIRRSHQP; this is encoded by the coding sequence ATGGTTGCACAACTAGAAACCCCAAGTATCAATTCGACTCTCAGCTTACCATATTCAGTTGAGGGACTATTACAAGTTTTCACTAGTCCCCATCGTAACTTTTTCACAAGCGTTATGGCACAAGCGCTGAGAATAGCAGGTCAAGGTACACCAGTATTAATAGTGCAGTTTCTCAAAGGTGGTATTCGTCAAGGACATGATAAGCCTATTCAAATGGTTCAAAATTTAGATTGGATTCGCTGTGACTTACCCCGTTGTATTGATACCCCTCACTTGGACGAAACGGAATGCCAAGCTTTACAACATTTGTGGCAGTATACACAAAAAGTCGTATCTGAAGGCAAGTATTCTCTCTTTGTTTTAGATGAGTTAAGTTTAGCTATCAACTTCGGCTTAATTTCAGAAGTAGAGGTTTTAGAGTTTCTCGCCAAACGCCCTCCTCATGTTGATATCATTCTCACTGGGACAGAAATATCGAAATCTCTACTAGATGTAGCAGATCAAATTACAGAAATTCGCCGTAGTCATCAGCCATAA
- a CDS encoding ChuX/HutX family heme-like substrate-binding protein, with translation MSTTLREFIEACQNLGNVRLIVTSSATVLEARCKIEKLFYAELLKGKYANMHTDDFEFHLNMDKITQVKFETGEAKRGNFTTYAIRLLDEKQEPALSIFLQWGKPGEYEPGQVENWQTLREKYGEVWQPLPIETL, from the coding sequence ATGAGTACAACCTTGAGAGAATTTATAGAAGCTTGTCAAAACTTAGGAAATGTTAGGCTCATTGTCACCAGCAGCGCCACTGTCTTAGAAGCAAGATGTAAAATAGAAAAACTATTTTATGCTGAATTGCTCAAAGGCAAATATGCAAATATGCACACTGATGACTTTGAATTTCACTTGAACATGGACAAAATTACTCAAGTGAAATTTGAAACAGGTGAAGCAAAAAGAGGCAACTTTACAACTTACGCAATTCGGCTTTTAGATGAAAAACAAGAACCTGCATTAAGCATATTCCTACAATGGGGTAAACCCGGAGAATATGAACCAGGTCAAGTAGAAAATTGGCAAACTTTACGAGAGAAATATGGAGAAGTTTGGCAACCTTTACCCATCGAAACCTTGTAA
- a CDS encoding adenylate kinase family protein, which yields MRLVILGGSGSGKSTQAQRLCKYFGVPLISTGEILRDAISGDTTGNGYGELNDLGRNAQPYVIRGELVPDEMMIEFIKVRLSQQDANCGWVLEGYPRTAFQAEELDFLLDNLGEKLNWAIYLQVPQVVMVSRSLGRSLPDDQPEIVQRRVELFYDRTIPILEYYDRRRRLLTINGDDSPEQVQHNILTLLG from the coding sequence GTGAGATTGGTGATTTTAGGAGGTTCGGGATCTGGAAAAAGTACTCAAGCACAAAGGCTGTGCAAATACTTTGGTGTTCCGCTGATTTCTACAGGTGAGATTTTACGAGACGCTATCTCTGGTGATACAACAGGCAATGGCTATGGTGAACTTAATGATTTAGGACGTAATGCCCAGCCTTACGTGATCAGAGGGGAATTAGTCCCAGATGAAATGATGATTGAATTTATCAAGGTGCGTCTGAGTCAACAGGATGCTAATTGTGGTTGGGTATTAGAGGGCTATCCTCGCACGGCTTTTCAAGCGGAAGAATTGGATTTTTTATTGGACAATTTGGGAGAAAAGCTAAATTGGGCAATATATCTGCAAGTACCACAGGTGGTGATGGTTAGCCGTTCATTAGGGCGATCGCTCCCAGATGATCAACCAGAGATTGTACAGCGGCGTGTAGAGCTATTCTACGATCGCACAATTCCTATCTTAGAATATTATGACCGTCGTCGTCGTTTATTAACTATTAATGGTGACGATTCCCCAGAACAGGTACAGCATAATATTCTAACTTTACTAGGATGA